Proteins co-encoded in one Prunus persica cultivar Lovell chromosome G6, Prunus_persica_NCBIv2, whole genome shotgun sequence genomic window:
- the LOC18774042 gene encoding transcription factor DIVARICATA encodes MKFEMEILSPSSYFSSSNWLLEESKSTQWTPAENKMFENALAVHDKDTPDRWLKVAALIPGKTAMDVMKQYEELEVDVGKIEAGLVPIPGYSASPFTLEWVNRHGYDGFKQSYGLGGKRSSSARPADHERKKGVPWTEDEHKLFLLGLKKYGKGDWRNISRNFVVTRTPTQVASHAQKYFIRQLSGGKDKRRASIHDITTVNLNDMRTPSPDNKRPLSPEHSSVPQQPNSAATARTPFQWHHQQGGGANMAFNQAHRNMFMSHPYGISSYGLKMQGQDLHKGAPNNSYYGPQNMVFQMQSAQHYPYG; translated from the exons ATGAAGTTTGAAATGGAAATTCTATCGCCTTCATCctatttttcaagttcaaattGGCTTCTTGAAGAGAGCAAGAGCACACAATGGACCCCGGCAGAGAACAAAATGTTCGAAAACGCCTTGGCGGTGCACGACAAGGACACACCAGACCGCTGGCTTAAGGTGGCAGCACTGATACCTGGGAAGACAGCAATGGATGTGATGAAGCAGTATGAGGAATTGGAAGTTGATGTTGGCAAAATAGAAGCAGGGCTGGTTCCAATTCCTGGCTATAGTGCCTCTCCATTCACATTGGAGTGGGTGAATAGACATGGCTATGATGGGTTCAAGCAGTCTTATGGGCTTGGTGGTAAGAGATCTTCATCAGCTAGGCCTGCTGatcatgaaagaaagaaaggtgTTCCATGGACTGAAGATGAACACAA GCTGTTTCTACTGGGGCTGAAAAAGTATGGCAAAGGGGACTGGAGGAACATCTCACGCAATTTTGTGGTAACTCGAACACCGACTCAAGTGGCTAGTCATGCACAGAAGTACTTTATCAGGCAGCTTTCAGGGGGGAAGGATAAGCGAAGAGCCAGCATCCATGACATAACAACCGTCAATCTCAACGACATGAGAACTCCATCTCCAGACAATAAAAGGCCTCTCTCTCCTGAGCACTCATCTGTGCCTCAGCAGCCaaattctgctgccactgCCAGGACTCCGTTTCAGTGGCATCACCAGCAAGGCGGTGGAGCAAACATGGCTTTCAATCAAGCACATAGAAATATGTTCATGTCCCATCCTTATGGGATTAGTTCATATGGACTTAAAATGCAGGGGCAAGATCTGCACAAAGGTGCTCCTAATAACTCTTACTATGGACCTCAAAATATGGTTTTCCAGATGCAATCCGCACAGCACTACCCGTACGGATGA